The window ATATATAATAAATTATATTTGATAATATATAAAATTATCTATAATTTATCCCCTCTGCTAATATTATTAAAAAAAGTTTAAATTGATCTATTAAATTTAAAAGAAATTTGAATTAAGCTATTTTTATAAAAAATAATAGTAAAAAATAAGTATATAAATAAAAAAAAAGTTTAAAAAAGAGAAAAAGTGAAAAAATATTTTATAAATCGTGGATTATAGTTATTTTCTAATATAATGTTTCTTCGATTTTATTTTCATCAAGTACTTCTTTTGTCATGTTAAATGTTTCATCTATTGCATCTATAAGTTCTTCCATTGTTAGTTTATCTGAGTCTTTTGCTGACCAGTCGATACGTACTGTTTTTGAAGCTCCAGGCATTCCAACTGATGGTATTGTTATGATGTTATAGTTTTTTAGAAGAAGCATTGAATATATTGTTGCAATTATATCTGTATCATATTCTATATTTGCTCCTCGTTTTTTAAGTTCATTTACTATTTCATCTTCTTTAAACATGAATCCTGTTGGTGTTTTTTGTGGATTTAATCCTTGGTTTTCTAGCATTTCATAGAGTTTGTCTTTTTGTGTGAATGCTTTTTGTATTCTCTCTGGTGTGTATTTTTCAAGTCCTTTAATCATTGCTACAACTAATGGTGTTTGAGCTTCAAGTCCATATTGGTTTACCACGAGTTTTATCTGGTCTATAAGATCTTTAGATCCTGCCATTAGTCCTCCTCGTGGTCCTTCCATGAGTTTGTCTGTGCTTGTTACAGATAGGTCTGCTCCTAAATCTATTGCTGTTGGCTGGTTATATATTGCACATCTTATA is drawn from Methanosphaera cuniculi and contains these coding sequences:
- a CDS encoding TIGR03576 family pyridoxal phosphate-dependent enzyme: MTIELDEVKRREKGLKIINEKIKNDNVNSLVDLTGLAGGFDLTSDDMSLLETYAGPAVYDEKIQDLGLKHMGGEKVLPVNRTTSGIVATIIALVEPDTKIVHFLAKKPAHPSIPRTAKLVGAEYEEYTDMDDLKHIDDNTSLVIITGTTMDLEVIDEEDFKKVINEAHKYNIPVFVDDASGARIRCAIYNQPTAIDLGADLSVTSTDKLMEGPRGGLMAGSKDLIDQIKLVVNQYGLEAQTPLVVAMIKGLEKYTPERIQKAFTQKDKLYEMLENQGLNPQKTPTGFMFKEDEIVNELKKRGANIEYDTDIIATIYSMLLLKNYNIITIPSVGMPGASKTVRIDWSAKDSDKLTMEELIDAIDETFNMTKEVLDENKIEETLY